One window of the Vigna radiata var. radiata cultivar VC1973A chromosome 1, Vradiata_ver6, whole genome shotgun sequence genome contains the following:
- the LOC106770557 gene encoding calcium-binding mitochondrial carrier protein SCaMC-1-like, whose product MGANRRKSEEPEVTMDHVLLASGESAPQREARIRSLFGFFDAQGRGYLDHALIERGLAAMGMPSESNYARDLLGACGADKDGRVEYGEFKRYMEEKEVELYRIFQGIDVEHSGCISPEELWHALVRAGIQIDDVELARFVERVDKDHNGVITFGEWRDFLLLYPHEATIENIYHYLERVCLVDIGEQTVIPAGISKHIHASSYLIAGGVAGAASRTITAPLDRLKVVLQVQTTRAHIMPAVKHIWKDGGFLGFFRGNGLNVLKVAPESAIRFYTYEMLKGFIVNAKGEGTKADIGTMGRLLAGGTAGAIAQTAIYPLDLVKTRIQTHPCEGGKVPSLGSLAKDIWVKEGPRAFYKGLVPSILGIIPYAGIDLAAYESLKDMSKKYILHDEDPGPLVQLGCGTVSGALGATCVYPLQVVRTRMQAQRAYMGMADVFRRTFKHEGLRGFYKGLFPNLLKVIPAASITYLVYEHMKKGLDLE is encoded by the exons ATGGGTGCGAACCGAAGAAAGAGCGAGGAACCGGAGGTGACGATGGATCACGTCTTGTTAGCGTCAGGTGAAAGCGCGCCTCAGAGAGAGGCGCGGATTCGCTCGCTCTTTGGGTTCTTCGACGCGCAGGGGCGCGGGTACTTGGACCACGCGCTGATCGAGAGGGGCCTTGCCGCTATGGGAATGCCCTCTGAGAGCAACTACGCGCGGGACTTGCTTGGCGCGTGCGGTGCAGACAAGGATGGGCGAGTGGAGTACGGAGAGTTCAAGAGGTACATGGAGGAGAAAGAGGTGGAACTGTATCGGATATTTCAGGGGATCGATGTGGAGCACAGTGGGTGTATTTCGCCTGAGGAGCTCTGGCACGCGCTTGTGAGAGCAG GGATTCAGATTGATGATGTGGAACTTGCTCGATTTGTTGAGCGTGTTGACAAGGATCATAATGGGGTTATAACATTTGGAGAATGGAGGGATTTTCTGCTGCTTTACCCTCATGAAGCAACCATTGAGAACATTTATCATTATTTGGAGCGTGTATGCCTAGTTGATATTGGGGAACAAACTGTTATTCCAGCAGGTATTAGCAAACACATCCATGCAAGTAGCTATCTGATTGCAGGAGGTGTAGCAGGTGCTGCATCACGTACAATAACTGCACCCCTTGATCGTTTGAAGGTTGTATTGCAAGTGCAAACAACACGAGCTCATATAATGCctgcagtaaaacatatatgGAAAGACGGTGGTTTCTTAGGATTTTTTCGAGGCAATGGCTTAAATGTTCTTAAGGTGGCCCCTGAGAGTGCTATTAGATTTTACACCTATGAGATGCTAAAGGGCTTCATTGTGAATGCTAAAGGAGAAGGGACAAAGGCTGATATTGGTACTATGGGACGGCTTCTAGCTGGTGGTACGGCTGGTGCTATAGCTCAAACTGCAATATATCCTTTGGATCTTGTTAAAACACGAATACAAACTCATCCTTGTGAAGGTGGAAAAGTTCCCAGTCTTGGAAGCCTCGCAAAAGATATATGGGTTAAGGAAGGACCCCGGGCATTTTATAAGGGTTTGGTTCCTTCTATTCTGGGGATTATCCCTTATGCTGGCATAGATCTTGCTGCATATGAATCGTTGAAAGACATGTCCAAGAAATATATTCTTCATGATGAAG ACCCTGGTCCTCTTGTACAATTAGGATGTGGGACGGTATCAGGTGCCCTTGGAGCAACCTGTGTTTACCCATTGCAAGTTGTTAGAACAAG AATGCAAGCTCAACGTGCTTATATGGGGATGGCAGATGTATTCAGGAGAACTTTTAAGCATGAAGGTTTAAGGGGATTCTACAAAGGATTATTTCCTAACCTGCTCAAAGTTATTCCAGCTGCTAGTATTACTTATTTGGTCTATGAGCATATGAAAAAAGGCTTGGATTTGGAGTGA